The Euphorbia lathyris chromosome 3, ddEupLath1.1, whole genome shotgun sequence genome contains a region encoding:
- the LOC136224080 gene encoding protein SHI RELATED SEQUENCE 1 isoform X1 gives MMMMMRQDYLGGSRCQDCGNQAKKDCVHKRCRTCCKSKGFQCQTHVKSTWVPAYRRRPRSQFLPPPPPSASAASSSSPAAFQLQLQQQNHLQQNPKRLREIQNPSSTGLEVGDFPAQVNSTATFRCFRVSSNDEEEDQFAYQTSVNIGGHVFKGILYDQGPQTSSTTTTHFNSALTYTTLASTSSSVPPPTAAAAPPPNSSYPFPLNAFMSGTQLFLHPKS, from the exons atgatgatgatgatgagacaAGATTATTTAGGTGGATCAAGATGCCAAGACTGTGGAAACCAGGCAAAAAAAGACTGTGTTCATAAGAGATGTAGAACTTGTTGTAAAAGTAAAGGATTTCAGTGCCAAACACACGTCAAAAGCACTTGGGTTCCTGCTTATAGGAGAAGGCCCAGGTCTCAATTtctacctcctcctcctccttctgcttctgctgcttcttcttcttctccagctGCTTTTCAACTGCAGCTACAGCAACAAAATCACCTTCAACAGAACCCTAAAAGGCTCAGAGAAATTCAAAATCCTTCTTCTACAG GTTTAGAAGTTGGGGATTTTCCTGCTCAAGTGAACTCTACAGCTACATTTCGGTGCTTTAGAGTGAGTTcaaatgatgaagaagaagatcaGTTTGCATATCAAACAAGTGTTAACATTGGAGGACATGTTTTTAAGGGCATACTCTATGACCAAGGCCCTCAAACCTCATCTACTACCACTACCCATTTCAATTCTGCCCTAACTTATACTACTTTagcttctacttcttcttctgttcCTCCTCCTACTGCTGCTGCTGCTCCTCCTCCTAATTCTTCTTACCCTTTTCCTCTTAATGCTTTCATGTCCGGTACGCAACTTTTCCTGCACCCTAAATCTTAG
- the LOC136224080 gene encoding protein SHI RELATED SEQUENCE 1 isoform X2, producing MMMMMRQDYLGGSRCQDCGNQAKKDCVHKRCRTCCKSKGFQCQTHVKSTWVPAYRRRPRSQFLPPPPPSASAASSSSPAAFQLQLQQQNHLQQNPKRLREIQNPSSTEVGDFPAQVNSTATFRCFRVSSNDEEEDQFAYQTSVNIGGHVFKGILYDQGPQTSSTTTTHFNSALTYTTLASTSSSVPPPTAAAAPPPNSSYPFPLNAFMSGTQLFLHPKS from the exons atgatgatgatgatgagacaAGATTATTTAGGTGGATCAAGATGCCAAGACTGTGGAAACCAGGCAAAAAAAGACTGTGTTCATAAGAGATGTAGAACTTGTTGTAAAAGTAAAGGATTTCAGTGCCAAACACACGTCAAAAGCACTTGGGTTCCTGCTTATAGGAGAAGGCCCAGGTCTCAATTtctacctcctcctcctccttctgcttctgctgcttcttcttcttctccagctGCTTTTCAACTGCAGCTACAGCAACAAAATCACCTTCAACAGAACCCTAAAAGGCTCAGAGAAATTCAAAATCCTTCTTCTACAG AAGTTGGGGATTTTCCTGCTCAAGTGAACTCTACAGCTACATTTCGGTGCTTTAGAGTGAGTTcaaatgatgaagaagaagatcaGTTTGCATATCAAACAAGTGTTAACATTGGAGGACATGTTTTTAAGGGCATACTCTATGACCAAGGCCCTCAAACCTCATCTACTACCACTACCCATTTCAATTCTGCCCTAACTTATACTACTTTagcttctacttcttcttctgttcCTCCTCCTACTGCTGCTGCTGCTCCTCCTCCTAATTCTTCTTACCCTTTTCCTCTTAATGCTTTCATGTCCGGTACGCAACTTTTCCTGCACCCTAAATCTTAG